A stretch of Spirosoma oryzicola DNA encodes these proteins:
- a CDS encoding carboxypeptidase-like regulatory domain-containing protein encodes MKYFLVFSFVLGLYQASQAQIDLPGDIQGRLVTTDHRPVLSACVVLQQGCLRTSSDQQGRFTFQQVPPGQYVVQVYGPNLEPTREKVTVVGGVVMQLLIVVNHAVKPLLHNDLSHSDADAIGFADSAGSGQVLSHNLSKNNGSNR; translated from the coding sequence ATGAAGTATTTCTTGGTCTTTAGCTTCGTGCTTGGCTTGTATCAGGCATCGCAGGCGCAAATCGATCTGCCGGGTGATATTCAGGGACGTTTGGTCACCACCGATCACCGACCTGTTCTTTCGGCCTGCGTTGTTCTTCAACAGGGCTGTCTACGCACCTCCTCCGATCAGCAGGGACGATTCACGTTCCAGCAGGTACCGCCGGGTCAGTACGTTGTACAGGTATACGGCCCGAATCTGGAACCTACCCGCGAAAAAGTTACTGTCGTTGGCGGGGTCGTGATGCAGCTGCTGATAGTAGTAAATCATGCGGTGAAACCCTTACTGCATAATGATCTGTCGCATTCTGACGCGGATGCTATTGGCTTCGCTGACTCGGCAGGGAGCGGTCAAGTGTTGTCTCATAATCTCTCTAAAAACAATGGATCGAACCGATGA
- a CDS encoding helix-turn-helix domain-containing protein encodes MPQQPYSIKTISEFHQFRRLAGPAHPLVSVVQFEQMRELADNHPRSWVLDFYAIALKRNFNAKLTYGQQVYDFDEGVMTFMAPGQKIGIEAGSEGHLEHSGWLLIFHPDFLWHTSLAKTIRQYEYFDYAVNEALFLSEQEEAVITGIMQNIRQEYHAHIDRFTQNILVGQLEVLLNYAERFYQRQFTTRRMSSHDILTRLEDLLTDRFSSDVLAKQGLPTVLEIAGSLHVSPNYLSGLLKTLTGKSTQQHLHDRIVVKAKEKLSGTNLSVSEIAYELGFDYPQSFSKLFKANTHLSPVEFRQSFN; translated from the coding sequence ATGCCACAGCAGCCTTACTCCATTAAAACCATTAGCGAGTTTCACCAATTCCGGAGATTGGCCGGGCCCGCGCATCCGTTGGTTAGTGTCGTGCAGTTTGAGCAGATGAGGGAGCTGGCAGATAATCATCCCCGAAGCTGGGTGCTGGATTTTTACGCCATCGCTCTGAAACGGAATTTTAATGCCAAGCTTACCTACGGCCAGCAGGTTTATGATTTCGACGAGGGGGTTATGACCTTTATGGCTCCGGGCCAAAAGATTGGTATTGAAGCTGGGTCGGAGGGTCATTTAGAGCATTCGGGATGGTTATTGATTTTCCACCCTGACTTCCTGTGGCATACATCGCTGGCCAAAACGATCCGGCAGTACGAATACTTCGATTATGCGGTTAACGAAGCCCTTTTTCTCTCCGAACAGGAAGAAGCAGTCATCACGGGAATCATGCAGAACATCCGTCAGGAGTATCATGCACATATCGACCGGTTCACCCAAAACATCCTTGTCGGTCAGTTGGAGGTGCTGTTGAATTACGCCGAGCGGTTCTACCAGCGTCAGTTTACGACCCGTCGGATGAGTAGTCACGACATCCTCACCCGACTGGAAGATCTGCTTACCGACCGTTTCAGCAGTGATGTGCTGGCAAAACAGGGACTGCCTACGGTGCTGGAGATTGCCGGTTCACTGCACGTTTCACCGAACTACCTTAGCGGCTTACTAAAAACGCTGACGGGGAAGAGCACGCAGCAGCATCTGCACGATAGAATTGTTGTAAAAGCTAAAGAAAAGCTCTCCGGCACAAATTTGTCGGTGAGCGAAATCGCTTATGAACTGGGGTTTGATTACCCGCAGTCGTTCAGTAAATTGTTTAAAGCCAATACACATCTTTCACCGGTTGAATTTCGCCAGTCATTCAACTGA
- a CDS encoding NmrA family NAD(P)-binding protein gives MKITVTGSLGHISKPLVDELVQKGHDVTVISSNPDKRIAIEATGATAAIGSIKDVDFLVEAFQGAEAVYTMVPPVGYFDPNLDPIAYFRMIGSNYADAIRQTGVKRVVNLSSWGAHRDNGNGGIAGTYHLEQILNELPDDVRLSHIRPTSFYYNLYSFVPAIKKAGIIAASYGGDDRTVLVAPSDIAAVVAEELQTLAEGRTIRYVASDELTCNEVARILGEAIGKPDLAWVVISEEQMLSNLAAIGMPPKMAAVLVELQVGHHKGIIAEDYYQNRPATLGNVKTIDFAREFAAAYHQQ, from the coding sequence ATGAAAATCACAGTCACTGGTTCGTTGGGACATATCAGTAAGCCACTCGTTGACGAATTGGTACAAAAAGGGCATGATGTAACCGTAATCAGCAGTAATCCCGATAAGCGGATTGCCATCGAAGCAACGGGGGCTACCGCTGCCATCGGTTCGATCAAGGACGTTGACTTTCTGGTCGAGGCATTCCAGGGAGCAGAAGCGGTATACACCATGGTGCCACCGGTTGGCTACTTTGACCCGAATCTGGACCCGATCGCTTATTTCCGCATGATTGGTTCTAATTATGCCGACGCTATCCGACAGACGGGCGTCAAGCGGGTGGTTAATTTAAGCAGCTGGGGTGCCCATCGGGATAATGGAAACGGTGGTATTGCCGGCACCTATCACCTGGAACAAATCCTCAACGAGCTTCCGGACGATGTACGTCTTTCCCACATCCGGCCTACTTCTTTCTATTACAACTTGTACAGCTTCGTACCAGCCATCAAAAAGGCTGGGATCATAGCAGCCAGCTACGGTGGCGATGACCGTACCGTATTGGTGGCTCCTTCGGACATTGCCGCTGTTGTTGCCGAGGAACTCCAAACACTTGCGGAGGGCCGTACGATCCGTTACGTGGCAAGTGACGAACTGACGTGCAATGAGGTTGCCCGCATTTTAGGAGAAGCCATTGGCAAACCGGACCTGGCGTGGGTCGTGATTTCAGAAGAACAAATGTTGAGTAACTTAGCGGCTATCGGAATGCCTCCCAAAATGGCCGCCGTTCTGGTGGAGTTGCAGGTAGGCCATCACAAAGGAATCATTGCGGAAGACTATTATCAGAACCGGCCAGCAACACTGGGCAACGTTAAAACAATTGATTTTGCCCGCGAATTTGCGGCAGCCTATCACCAGCAATAA
- a CDS encoding DUF2911 domain-containing protein, which translates to MKRLNRLSVAFAILLAIYSGSAAQAQLKIPAASPAQTTKQSFALGEITLEYSRPATKGRSIFGDLVPYDKVWRTGANATSKITFSSDVKLEGKEVKAGTYGLFTIPGKNSWQVMLSKDLNLGANVGNYKQENEVVRVTVKPTTLANKVETFTINIADIMPSSAVLEIMWDKTRVPVTITADIDQTIMKNIEASLASEKPAYFEAASYYYENNRDLKQALNWVTKATEQNPKAFWVMLLKARIELKMNEKANAIASAEKTAALAKEAQNADYVKMANDLIASAKK; encoded by the coding sequence ATGAAGCGTTTAAACCGCCTGTCAGTTGCGTTCGCTATTTTACTTGCAATCTATTCAGGCTCAGCCGCTCAGGCACAGCTCAAAATTCCGGCAGCCAGTCCGGCTCAAACCACCAAACAAAGCTTCGCCTTAGGCGAGATCACGCTGGAGTACTCTCGACCAGCCACCAAAGGCCGAAGCATCTTCGGGGATCTGGTTCCTTACGACAAGGTATGGCGTACGGGTGCCAATGCTACTTCTAAAATCACCTTTTCTTCGGATGTTAAATTAGAAGGCAAAGAAGTGAAAGCGGGTACCTACGGTTTATTTACTATTCCGGGTAAAAACAGCTGGCAAGTTATGCTGTCCAAAGACCTCAACCTGGGGGCTAACGTGGGCAATTACAAACAGGAAAACGAGGTTGTACGGGTGACGGTAAAACCGACTACACTGGCTAACAAAGTAGAGACTTTTACCATCAATATTGCTGATATTATGCCCAGCTCAGCCGTACTGGAAATCATGTGGGATAAAACCCGCGTTCCCGTAACCATCACGGCCGATATTGATCAGACGATCATGAAGAACATCGAGGCATCGTTAGCGTCTGAGAAGCCCGCTTATTTTGAGGCCGCCAGTTACTATTACGAAAACAATCGTGATTTGAAGCAGGCGCTCAATTGGGTAACCAAAGCCACCGAACAAAATCCGAAAGCTTTTTGGGTCATGCTGCTCAAAGCGCGTATAGAACTGAAAATGAACGAAAAAGCGAATGCCATTGCCAGCGCCGAAAAAACAGCTGCCCTGGCGAAGGAAGCACAGAATGCGGATTACGTAAAAATGGCGAATGACTTGATTGCCTCGGCTAAAAAATAA
- a CDS encoding GAF domain-containing protein — MIPIHALSAAITELVQAGRTPADTLNQVVENVGTALNADRCFLYVRQPDQGRGRTAFCWRKNETIPDKNTIQPDWQPDTKALPAEDPLIRAGLAMKPSVYVDDVETAGPEVLNRQFERDTFGHRALIHAHIQKDNQLWGILQPCMFGRARHWTDEEKTQIETILPLLQPVIAAYVAIS, encoded by the coding sequence ATGATACCTATACACGCTTTGTCGGCAGCAATTACCGAACTCGTTCAGGCCGGGCGCACACCTGCTGATACCCTAAATCAAGTTGTAGAGAACGTTGGAACGGCTTTAAATGCGGATCGCTGCTTTTTGTATGTTCGTCAGCCCGACCAAGGGCGGGGACGAACCGCTTTTTGCTGGCGAAAAAACGAAACCATTCCCGACAAGAATACGATACAGCCGGACTGGCAACCCGATACCAAAGCGCTACCCGCCGAGGACCCGCTGATTCGGGCGGGACTAGCCATGAAACCGTCCGTTTATGTCGATGATGTAGAAACGGCAGGCCCTGAGGTACTCAACCGGCAATTTGAACGGGACACGTTCGGGCATCGGGCGCTGATCCACGCGCACATTCAGAAAGACAATCAACTGTGGGGCATTCTTCAGCCGTGTATGTTTGGCCGTGCCCGTCACTGGACCGATGAAGAAAAAACACAAATCGAAACCATCCTGCCGCTTTTACAACCCGTAATCGCAGCTTACGTAGCCATCAGCTGA